AATCAGTTGAGAAATTGGGATCTAAAACATCCCCTGTTAAGGTCATTTGGAAATCATCCTTAGCCTTAATAGTTGCACGTTCATTATAGGCATTGAAAACTTCTGCCTCATCCAACCCTAAAGACTCACAAATATAAAGAAAAGTATGCGTATGTACAGCCTCTTCAAATGCTTGTCTCAATAAATATTGACGTGCTTCAGGGTTTGTAATGTGCTTGAAAATAGCCAATACAATATTATTCCCTACTAAACTTTCCGCTGTACTGAAAAATCCTAGATTCAAGAGAATTACGCGACGCTCATCTTCGGAAAGATCATTAGATTTCCATAACTCGATATCACGAGCCATTGGGACTTCTGTCGGCAGCCAGTTATTCGCGCACCCATTTAAGTAATGTTCCCATGCCCACTTATACTTAATTGGGACTAACTGATTCACATCTACCTGATTACAATTAACCAAGCGTTTGCTATTTAACTGAACGCGTTTTGATTTACCGTCTAAAATATCTGCTTCCATTATTTCCATCCTTCTCTTTTGTATTACTGGCAAGATTCACAACCTTCTTCGAGAGAACAGACGGGTGTTTCCTTAGTTCTTTCTACGACAATGCTCGTAGAAGCTGACTTATTCTTCATCCATCGAGGTTGAATTCCTCGTTTATTAATATCAGTAAACGATTTCTCTACAGAGGTAGCTGCGGAGGACCTTAAGTAATACGTGGTTTTCAGTCCTTTTTTCCATGCTGTGAGATACATAGCAGAAAGTTTTTTACCGTTAGGTTCTGACAAATATAGATTGAGAGACTGCCCCATGTCGATCCATTTCTGTCTTCTAGAAGCACATTCAATCATCCATTCGGGTTCAATTTCAAACGCTGTAAGGAAGATTTTTTTCAAATCATCGGGAATGCGTTCGATCTCTAACAAGGACCCATCAAAATATTTCAAATCATCCAACATATCAGCATCCCATAATCCTAATTTCTTGAGTTTCTCAATTAGGTACACATTAGGAATTGTAAATTCTCCAGAAAGATTGGATTTTACAAATAAATGCTTGTATGTAGGTTCTATTGATTGAGTAACTCCAATAATATTAGAAATAGTTGCTGTTGGGGCAATTGCCATAGTATGGCTATTTCTCATACCATAAGATTTGATAGCTTCGCGAACAGGTGTCCAGTCCTTGCGACACGAAGTGTCCATGAGAACGTTTTCTTCTCCACGGTATTCTTTTAATAACTCTATAGTATCGAGTGGTAGATAGCCTCGATCCCATTTAGATCCCTTATAAGAGCTGTATGTCCCCCGTTCTTTTGCTAATAAACTAGAGGACAGCAATGCATAATAAGCAATTAATTCTGAACTCTTATCAGCAAATTCTACAGCTTCTGTAGACGCATAACTGATATTAAGTTTGTACAGAGCATCTTGAAAGCCCATGACTCCCAAACCCACAGCTCTATGTGTTAAGTTTGCATTAGCTGCTTCTTGAGTTGGGTAAAAGTTAAGATCAATAATGTTATCTAAAATACGGACAGCTATAGAAATAGTCTCTCCGAGTTTCTCCTCATTAATATCTCCATTTTCAATATGTTCTACTAAATTGACAGAACCTAGATTACAAACCGCTGTCTCGCTTCCCGAGCAGTTTAATAAAATTTCTGTACATAGATTCGAACAACGAACAACACCGGTATGATCTTGTGCGGAACGGATATTTGAAGGATCTTTAAATGTCATCCAAGGATGCCCTGTCTCATAGAGCATGCTTAGCATCTTACGCCACAAGTCTTCGGTGGGGATCTTCTTATATAACTTGATTTCCCCAGTATCTATTTTTCTTTCGTATTCTTCATAAAGCTTATCAAATTCAAAACCGTATGCCTCATGCAGTCCAGGGACATCATCCGGACTAAATAGCGTCCATGTACCTTTTTGCTCTAAACGTTTGAAAAATAAATCAGGAATCCAACTGGCAGTATTGATATCATGGGTTCGTCGACGTTCATCACCAGTGTTTTTTCTTAATTCTAAGAAATCTTCATAATCTAGGTGCCAAATCTCTAGATATACACACATGGCTCCTTTACGCTTGCCACCTTGATTCACAGCAATTGCTGTATCATTAGCTACTTTGATGAAGGGAATGACACCTTGGCTTTTTCCGTTAGTTCCTTTAATCAAAGAACCCGTAGCACGCACTCCTGTCCAGTCATTGCCAATTCCTCCTGCCCATTTAGAAAGCATAGCATTATCTGCGATAACTTTGTAAATGTGCGCGAGATCATCCTGTACGGTAGATAAATAACAAGAACTTAATTGCGAATGACGCATTCCAGAATTAAATAGTGTGGGTGTTGCTGGTGTATAGCGGAATGTAGACAATAGATTATAGAAAGTAATTGCCCATGAAGTTTTATCTTCACCTTCGTTTAATGCAAGTCCCATAGAAACACGCATCCAAAAAATCTGTGCTGTTTCTAATCTGCGCCCTTCATGCTGATTAAAATAACGATCATAAAGATTTTGTACGCCCATATAAGAGAATAAACGATCCCTAGATATATCCAAAGCCTCAGCAAGTGCATCAAGATCATACTCTTTTAAACGAGGATTTAACCGATACTTTTCCCCGTTTAGAATATAATTTTTAAAACACTGCTTCTGCGCTTCAACGAGACTGGAATCCGTAGCACTTTTCCCCATTGTTTCCTGATAAACAACATCAGTAAGCAATTCCGCAGCTACGTAGGCATAGTCTGGTTCTTTTTCTATATTGGCTCGTGCTGCCATAATGCATGCTAAAACAATTTCTGATTCTTTTATTCCGGAATAGAAATTTGCAAATGCCATAGAGGCAAGCGTATGAGGATCTGTTGTTTCAGGAAATCTTTGACATGCCCAAACAAATTTATTAGTCAATTGAGGTTTACTTATTTGGTAAGTAGTTCCATCACTTTTGACAACATCATAGACTTCTTCAATACTTTCTTCTTGTGTAGTTATATTCTGTTTATTTTCACGAATTCTAGAACGTGCTTCTCGATATAAAATATAATTTTTTGCAACATCATAATAACCAACCACCATTAATTGTTTTTCAACAATATCTTGTATAGCTTCTATATCGATAGTTTGTTCCGGAGAACAAACTGCTAAAATTTCTTCAACAATTTTATTAGTCAGCTCATTTATCTCAGAAAGAATCTCTTGAAGAGGAATATCAGTAATTTTTTGCGTAGATCTAAAAGCTTTCTCTAAAGCTGCTGAAATTTTCATAGGATTAAATCTTACACTATTTCCATCCCTACGTATTACAGAAATACAGTGCCAAGACCCCTCACGTTGCTCTTTATGTTGATCCCTATAAATAATATAATCTCTAGCAACATCTTGTAAGCCATTTACATATAACTGGTTCTCTACCATATCCTGAATACGTTCAACAGTAACAACCTGGCCATCTCTAATCTTTTGAACTACTTCATTAACAACTCGATGAGTGATATCCGAAATAGAATTTTCTAAATCTTCAGGTAGAGGAGAGGTATTTTCTAAACTACGTGTATCACGAAAAGCAGCTTCTAAAGCTTGTGATATTCGATCCTGATTGAAGGGAACAAACATGCCATTACGTTTTACAATAGTATAATGTTTCTCTTTTACCTCGACCATATGTCATCCCCTAACAGCTGTATTTTCGATTCAAATAAGTATTTGTAAGCAATTTTGTAAGCAATAACGGAATTCGACTAATCACTTAGGAAAAAATCAGGGAAATCTCTCGCTGCTGAAGATCAAAAAACTTAGAGAAAACTCTCCCCTTCCTAGAAGGTGTTTCTTCTAGAAAACCCAATATGTAGTGAAACATTATGCGCTTGTATACCATATATAGGAATAGACAGCGTTTCGTGCAATTGAAAAGTACTCTCATTCTCCGGAAAAAAATATGCTTCTGAGGAGCTTTTTTCAACTTAGATATGTAATGATCTTTTCGGCAAAAACTTGTTGATTTTAGATGAATATATTATGCTAAGGCCGTAACGAACTTCTGGAATTTTCATGGCAGAATTGGAATCAGAGATCCGAGGCAAACGCCGTGTAGTAACTCCTAATGCTATCACAGCTTTTGGCCTCTGTTGTGGACTTTTCATTATTTTTAAGAGTGTTTTAAAGACGTCATCGTCTGTAGAACTATTGCATCGTTTACAAGGTCTTTCGCTTTTGTTAATCAGTGCAATGATTGCAGATTTTTCTGACGGTGCTATTGCCCGCATTATGAAAGCAGAAAGTGCTTTTGGTGCACAATTTGACTCTCTTTCCGACGCTGTGACATTCGGAATAGCACCTCCGCTCATTGCAATTAAAAGCCTTGATGGTGTGTATGCTGGAGGATTTTTTTCCTCCCTTCTTCTCGTAACTTCTATTATTTACTCACTATGTGGCGTCTTAAGATTAGTTCGTTATAATTTATTTTCTAAAAAGCCTGCAGATACGACACGACATTCGTGTTTTATTGGTTTACCTATTCCGGCAGCAGCAGCTTGCGTTGTCTCTTTAGCTTTATTTATAGCTTCTGATTTTTCAACGGTATTACCAGTACAACTACGTGTTGTTTTGATTTCTTTAGGGTTACTTTTTATTGGAAGTTTAATGATCTCTCCATGGAAGTTTCCTGGAATCAAAAACCTACGCTTTAAAGTGTCCTCTTTTTTACTTGTCGTCACTACGGGATTAGTAGCATGCTTATTCTTTCTAGGTCTTGTTGATCACTTTACTGAAGTATTTTTCTTAGTTTCTTGGTTATATATTTTAGTAGTTTTCCCCATTTTTGCGATCACATATCAAGGAAAGAAAAAACGTCAATGATGGATTCTATAACGCATATTACTATTGCTCTCATGGCCTTTGGCTTAGGGATTTCTTTATCTTCTCTTTACTATCGAAGAAGAGAAGCTTCTCAGATTACATTGAGGAGAAATTTAGAGCATGAAAATGAACTTCTTAAAAATTCTTTAGAACTATCACGTCGTCAAGAACAGCTCATGGAAGATTTCAGCAATAAGCTCGCGGTGTCTTCACAATCTCTTATCAAAGAAATGAAAGAAGAAACGCAAAGCTACTTTTCTGAAAAATCTAAGAGCATTGAGTCTATATTAACTCCTGTTCAGGCTACATTGACAGCTTTTAAGCAAAACTTAGAAACTTTCGAAACTAAGCATGCTGAAGATCGCGGTTCCCTAAAAGAACAAATTACTCATCTTCTCGCTGCTGAGAAAAAGCTTGAGAAAGAAACACAAGCGCTTACAGATATTTTAAAACATCCAGGATCACGTGGTCGTTGGGGAGAAATTCAATTAGAAAGAATTTTAGAACTTTCTGGGATGCTGAAATATTGTGATTACGAAACTCAAGCTACTGATATTCAAGGTTCAGCACGCGCTGATATGATTATCCGCCTCCCTCACGAGCGCTGTTTGATTATAGATTCGAAAGCTCCATTTTCAGAAACGTATTTTTCTCAAGATACTTCTGATAAATCCGATCTTGTAGGAAAGATAAAAGATCATATTAAAACTTTAAAATCCAAAAGCTATTGGGAAAAATTTCATTATTCCCCAGAATTTGTGATTCTTTTTCTTCCTGGAGAGAGTATTTTTAATGACGCTCTACGTATTGCTCCTGAGCTTATCGATGTTGCAGCAACCTCTAATGTTATTTTATCAGGACCTTTAACACTATTGGCATTACTAAAAACTATTGCCCATATGTGGAAACAAGAAAATCTACAAAAGCAAATTCAAGAAATAGGTCAGTTAGGAAAAGAGCTGCACCACCGTCTACACATAGTCTTCAATCATTTTCATAAGATTGGGAAAAATCTTAATAATGCTGTGCAAAGTTACAATGATATGTCCTCTAGTTTACAGCATCGGGTATTACCAACATTAAGGAAATTTGAAGATTTAGAAGTGTCTTCTTCCTTACATAAGATAGAAGACCCATCTCCTATTGATAATCCAGCAAACTCTTTATTACCAAGTTACGAAGAAAAGGAACTGCCTATGGAAGATTCCTTATTGCAAGAAGATAAACTCTGATATCTTATAAAGCTGATTTGATGGGTAACTCTTGATCAAAATTCGTTGCATTGTCTTCAAGCATTTCTTTTCCGGCGAAGGAAATAAATGTTGTTTTACTCATAGAATCTTTTAAATATTTCTTCATAACAGAGCAAATATGTTCTTTTGTTACACTAAGAACAGCTCTACGAAATGCTTGCCGTAAAGCAGGGACCCTTCCACAACGTAATCTGTAATACCCCGTAGATGCACGACTTCCGGGAGCTATTGGTGAATCTAAATTTTGGATAACTCCGAGAACTCCTTCATGAATATCTTCATTTGAAAAATTTCCTTTAGAAATTTCATCAATACCATGAAGAAATGCCTGATGGGTATCAAAAATTGCTGGATCACGATAGCTATAACAATAAAATGCTCCCCTACCAAGATTTACAGCAGCTCCTGACCCATACGCTCCTCCTTGTTCGCGGATTTTTGTATGCAAGACGGTATTATCAAGGATCTCAGCAGCTACAGTAAGAGCTGCGGCATCTGGATGATCATAAGGTAAATCTCCAATAGGAAAAGCTAAAGCATTAAATGCTGCACGAGCCGGAATATATAATCCTTGTGATGCTAGAGAGATATCTATAGAAGGATTTATCCATGGCTCATGCGGTTGACCTTCTACATCTAAAATTCCATAGAAATTATTCTCATGTAAATGTTGATAATTTGCATTGCTACCACTTAGGATTAGCTGTCGCTTACCGAAGAAACATTTTTTATATAAAGACTGTAAAACATCAACAATCCTATCTACCTCCTTATCGAAATCACTCGTTAAACTACGAATCTTATCTACATAAGGTAATCCTGAAGCTAAATAGGACATAGTTGCTGATATAGATTTATCCATACAAGCCATGCTAACAGCATAACCCATAGGACTATTACGCACGCTATTTGTTAATGCTTCATTATGCTGCATAAGCAGCTCTTTGATTCTAGCGACATCTGTAAAATCGACACTTGTTAATGTGTCTCCCATAACTTGAAATAGCTTATCAGCTTTGGAAGCTAAAGCTTTTCCACGAATACCTATTGAAGGTGATAACAGAACATTTTTATTTGCATGTGGAGAAAATTCATAAGAAACATCTACGCCTCCCGTATGTTCTAGGAGAAACTCTAATTGCTCTTTATAAGATCTCCCCGCACACCCTAATTGTAGCATTAGAAAAACAAGTAAACGCAACCAAGGCAATTCTTCAGCAGACAGAGGAGGAAGATCCATGACCAACTCTGCAAAAATTAAATCATTAGTAAAACAATCGTGATGAAGAACCTCTCCACAAGAGACATTTTCCTTAACAAGATTATATTCTTTTCCTGAGTTAGGAACTTTATCCAAAGAAAAATTAGGAAGAATCTTATCCAGATCTTCATGCTGTGCTTGATATTCTTCTAAAATTTTAGAAGTCAGGCGTATTTTTTCTACATCTTCTGGAGAGAGCTTCTCCTGAATTTCTTTAAGAAGAGATTGCTCCTCTTGATTTTCTATAGAAATCAAATCAGAATCAGGCAGAAGGATCACACGAGCAAAATGTGGATTATCTAAGAAATACTTCCTAATAAGCTTTGGAAGATAATCTGGTTGTTTTAATTTTTCTCGAAGATCTGCAAATAGACTATGGATTCTTAATCCATCTTCAGCATGACCTCCATGTTGTCGTAATAGCCCCGAACGGAAAAACAATGATAATCCGTATGGTAGAGAGTAACCAGCAATTTCCTTCCTTGACAACTCTAATTGATGTACCGCAGCCTCAATAAGATTACTAGGAATTCCTTCTCTTATGATCTCTTCTAGACAAGCAAAAATCCAGGACTCTAATTTCTGAGCACCTCCATGAGAACACCCCTTACAAACAATAGTGATAGGAATTTCACGGATCTCACTATCGATTCCCATATCTGCTTGCTTACAAAAGCCTGATTTTAATAATCGAGATTTTAGAGGAGCAGCGTCTGTACCCATAAGGACAACATCAAGAACATGCAAAGCTAATAACTCTTGCTGATCCAGTATTGAACATGTCAACCAAGACAAGCCAAAAAGTACCTTATCTTGATCTTGACTATCCGAAGGATATTTAAGAATATTTCTAACAGGCTCTTTAAATCTTTTTTGAAGAGGAACTGAAACCGTTTGTTTTTCTAATTTACCTACATGACGAAGAAGTTTTTCTTCGAGAAAATCTAAATGTCTAGAAGGCTTAATATTTCCATAAAAGTAAAATAAGCAACGCCCAAGAGTATATTGGCTTTGATGGAAGGCTACTATACTCTCATGAGAAAGTGTAAGAATATCCTTAGGCTCGCCTCCAGAGTTTACTCCGTAAGTAACTGAAGGAAATAGGGCCGCATTTAAAGCTTCTGATAACCGAGATTCTCCTGACATCATTGCGCCTTTCATCTCATTGAAAACTACACCAGTATAAGTTAAGGCATTTTCTGGATTTAGTTCGTATCTCCATCCTTCTTGCAAAAAGCTATTTTCTGTAAGTAGGGGATGAAAAACAGCGTCTATATACACACTAAGTAAATTGTAGAAATCTTCAGGAATTTGTGATGCCGCGGGATAACAAGTGAAGTCAGCTCCTGTGAAAGCATTCATAAACGTATTTAAACTACGTCGCGTCATGGAGAAGAATGGATCGCGCACTGGATAATTATCAGAACCACAGAGGACCATGTGCTCTAAAACGTGAGCTACACCATTAGAAGTTTGCGGGCAAGTTCTGAAGCAGATATTAAAAACATTTTCATCGTCATTATTGATAATCATCATAATAGAAACGCCTGAGGGTTTATGTTCTACCTCGAGCAATCTACTTTCTATCTCAGGGAGATCCTGACTTAATTTAACGATGAAATTTCTATATGTATCTCCAGCTTTCATACTCTGTCCAAATCCCTAATGTCATACATTAGGTGTTCTCCATCATTTTTTAAATTTATAGTGTTAATTACACTATAATGTTCTTACTTTTCAGCAAAACAAAGTTAAGTTACCTTGGGTATTATTTTCAATAACTCCTAGGGAAAGTTATGAACAATGATCTCAATTATTTTGAAAGTCATTATGAAAAATTGCTCAAGGAATTTTCAGATTTTCTTCATTTTCGTTCTATATCTGCAGATCCTAATTGCCTCGCCAGTTGCAAAAGTTGTGCAGATTTCCTAGTTGACAATCTTAAAGATATATTCTCAATAGAATTATGGGAAAAACCAGGTCACCCTCCTATAATCTACGCTACTTACCATAAGGCAGGTTCGACAGCTCCTACTCTACTTCTCTACAATCATTATGATGTGCAACCTGCGGATCTTGCTGATGGATGGTTAGCAGATCCCTTTACCATGAGAAGGGAAGGAGAACGGCTTATAGCTCGTGGAGCTTCCGATAATAAAGGACAGTGCTTTTATACATGGAAAGCCCTTGAACATTATTACCAATCTAGAAAAAGCTTCCCTGTCAATATTACATGGATTATTGAAGGTGAAGAAGAAAGCGATAGCCCTGCCCTAAAAAGTTTTGTTAAAGAAAAACAGGAAGCTTTGCAAGCAGACTATTTCTTAATTGTTGATGGTGGGTTCTCCTCTGCAAAATCTCCTTCTGTTAGCATTGGAGCACGTGGCTTAGTAACAATGAAAGTCACGTTAGAAGAAGGTAGCAAAGATATGCATTCGGGTATCTTCGGTGGTATAGCTTATAATGTAAACAGGGCTTTAGCAGAAATGCTTGCCAAATTACACCATAGTGATAATTCGATTGCCGTGGAAGGTTTCTACAATGATGTTTCTCTCCCGAAAGAAAGTGAATTCTGTGATATTCCTAAAGGAAATCTTTTAAAAGATGGAGAGAAAACTTTAGGTTTTTGTCCTACTTTATATGCTCCTGCAACAACTGCTGAAGAAGCTTTAAGTTTATACCCTACCTTAGAAATCAATGGAATCTCTGGTGGGTATACAGGACCAGGATTTAAAACTGTCATTCCTCATAAAGCTACTGCCTATCTTTCTTGCAGGCTAGTTCCTAATCAAAATCCAGAGAAAACAGCAAAACAAGTTATTCAACATTTAAAAAATCTTGTTCCCCCTACATTAAAATTTTCTTATGAGATCTTTGAAGGGTCACCAGGATGGAGAAGTTCTCCGAATCTTCCTATTGTTGTAGCATTGCAAGAAATTTATTCTGAGCTCTACCACGAACCTTGTCTTAGATTATTTATGGAAGCAACCATCCCCATTGCCTCACTACTTGGTGAGATGTCGAAAACAGAGCCTATCATTTGTGGTACATCGTATTTAAGTGATGCTATTCATGCTGCTGAAGAAAACTTCTCCTTAGAACAAATAAAAAATGGTTTCCTCTCTATTTGCCTTCTTCTTGATAAATTAGGAAAAGCATAAAAAAAAGCACTCTCTAAGAGAGTGCTTTCATGGATTAAGCTTATGAACTATAGGCTTATTCTTCTGGTTTTAACACAATAAAGCGAATCACTTCTCCTTGCGAGACCATAAGAAGAATACTTTCGTTATTTCCATCTTTTAAAACAGAATTCAATTCTTCTACTGTAGAAACCTTTTGTCTATTTACAGCTAAAATAAGTTGTCCTGGAGTAACTCCTGAAGATCCTGCTACCGAACCAGCTTCAACAGCAACAATAAGCACACCTTTACTATCAGGAGCCATACCTAATTTCTTAGCTGTTTCTGGATTAAGATTTTGTACACGAATGCCTACACGATTTAAAGCGGAAACGCCATCATCTTGAGGAGCCTGAGAAACAATAACAG
This portion of the Chlamydia crocodili genome encodes:
- a CDS encoding M20/M25/M40 family metallo-hydrolase; protein product: MNNDLNYFESHYEKLLKEFSDFLHFRSISADPNCLASCKSCADFLVDNLKDIFSIELWEKPGHPPIIYATYHKAGSTAPTLLLYNHYDVQPADLADGWLADPFTMRREGERLIARGASDNKGQCFYTWKALEHYYQSRKSFPVNITWIIEGEEESDSPALKSFVKEKQEALQADYFLIVDGGFSSAKSPSVSIGARGLVTMKVTLEEGSKDMHSGIFGGIAYNVNRALAEMLAKLHHSDNSIAVEGFYNDVSLPKESEFCDIPKGNLLKDGEKTLGFCPTLYAPATTAEEALSLYPTLEINGISGGYTGPGFKTVIPHKATAYLSCRLVPNQNPEKTAKQVIQHLKNLVPPTLKFSYEIFEGSPGWRSSPNLPIVVALQEIYSELYHEPCLRLFMEATIPIASLLGEMSKTEPIICGTSYLSDAIHAAEENFSLEQIKNGFLSICLLLDKLGKA
- a CDS encoding insulinase family protein, producing MKAGDTYRNFIVKLSQDLPEIESRLLEVEHKPSGVSIMMIINNDDENVFNICFRTCPQTSNGVAHVLEHMVLCGSDNYPVRDPFFSMTRRSLNTFMNAFTGADFTCYPAASQIPEDFYNLLSVYIDAVFHPLLTENSFLQEGWRYELNPENALTYTGVVFNEMKGAMMSGESRLSEALNAALFPSVTYGVNSGGEPKDILTLSHESIVAFHQSQYTLGRCLFYFYGNIKPSRHLDFLEEKLLRHVGKLEKQTVSVPLQKRFKEPVRNILKYPSDSQDQDKVLFGLSWLTCSILDQQELLALHVLDVVLMGTDAAPLKSRLLKSGFCKQADMGIDSEIREIPITIVCKGCSHGGAQKLESWIFACLEEIIREGIPSNLIEAAVHQLELSRKEIAGYSLPYGLSLFFRSGLLRQHGGHAEDGLRIHSLFADLREKLKQPDYLPKLIRKYFLDNPHFARVILLPDSDLISIENQEEQSLLKEIQEKLSPEDVEKIRLTSKILEEYQAQHEDLDKILPNFSLDKVPNSGKEYNLVKENVSCGEVLHHDCFTNDLIFAELVMDLPPLSAEELPWLRLLVFLMLQLGCAGRSYKEQLEFLLEHTGGVDVSYEFSPHANKNVLLSPSIGIRGKALASKADKLFQVMGDTLTSVDFTDVARIKELLMQHNEALTNSVRNSPMGYAVSMACMDKSISATMSYLASGLPYVDKIRSLTSDFDKEVDRIVDVLQSLYKKCFFGKRQLILSGSNANYQHLHENNFYGILDVEGQPHEPWINPSIDISLASQGLYIPARAAFNALAFPIGDLPYDHPDAAALTVAAEILDNTVLHTKIREQGGAYGSGAAVNLGRGAFYCYSYRDPAIFDTHQAFLHGIDEISKGNFSNEDIHEGVLGVIQNLDSPIAPGSRASTGYYRLRCGRVPALRQAFRRAVLSVTKEHICSVMKKYLKDSMSKTTFISFAGKEMLEDNATNFDQELPIKSAL
- the rmuC gene encoding DNA recombination protein RmuC — translated: MMDSITHITIALMAFGLGISLSSLYYRRREASQITLRRNLEHENELLKNSLELSRRQEQLMEDFSNKLAVSSQSLIKEMKEETQSYFSEKSKSIESILTPVQATLTAFKQNLETFETKHAEDRGSLKEQITHLLAAEKKLEKETQALTDILKHPGSRGRWGEIQLERILELSGMLKYCDYETQATDIQGSARADMIIRLPHERCLIIDSKAPFSETYFSQDTSDKSDLVGKIKDHIKTLKSKSYWEKFHYSPEFVILFLPGESIFNDALRIAPELIDVAATSNVILSGPLTLLALLKTIAHMWKQENLQKQIQEIGQLGKELHHRLHIVFNHFHKIGKNLNNAVQSYNDMSSSLQHRVLPTLRKFEDLEVSSSLHKIEDPSPIDNPANSLLPSYEEKELPMEDSLLQEDKL
- a CDS encoding CDP-alcohol phosphatidyltransferase family protein gives rise to the protein MAELESEIRGKRRVVTPNAITAFGLCCGLFIIFKSVLKTSSSVELLHRLQGLSLLLISAMIADFSDGAIARIMKAESAFGAQFDSLSDAVTFGIAPPLIAIKSLDGVYAGGFFSSLLLVTSIIYSLCGVLRLVRYNLFSKKPADTTRHSCFIGLPIPAAAACVVSLALFIASDFSTVLPVQLRVVLISLGLLFIGSLMISPWKFPGIKNLRFKVSSFLLVVTTGLVACLFFLGLVDHFTEVFFLVSWLYILVVFPIFAITYQGKKKRQ
- a CDS encoding ribonucleotide-diphosphate reductase subunit beta; translated protein: MEADILDGKSKRVQLNSKRLVNCNQVDVNQLVPIKYKWAWEHYLNGCANNWLPTEVPMARDIELWKSNDLSEDERRVILLNLGFFSTAESLVGNNIVLAIFKHITNPEARQYLLRQAFEEAVHTHTFLYICESLGLDEAEVFNAYNERATIKAKDDFQMTLTGDVLDPNFSTDSVEGLRQFIKNLVGYYIIMEGIFFYSGFVMILSFHRQNKMTGIGEQYQYILRDETIHLNFGIDLINGIKEENPEIWSQELQDEIVALIQEAVDLEIEYARDCLPRGILGLKSSMFIDYVRHIADRRLERIGLKPIYNSRNPFPWMSETIDLNKEKNFFETRVTEYQTSANLNW
- a CDS encoding ribonucleoside-diphosphate reductase subunit alpha — its product is MVEVKEKHYTIVKRNGMFVPFNQDRISQALEAAFRDTRSLENTSPLPEDLENSISDITHRVVNEVVQKIRDGQVVTVERIQDMVENQLYVNGLQDVARDYIIYRDQHKEQREGSWHCISVIRRDGNSVRFNPMKISAALEKAFRSTQKITDIPLQEILSEINELTNKIVEEILAVCSPEQTIDIEAIQDIVEKQLMVVGYYDVAKNYILYREARSRIRENKQNITTQEESIEEVYDVVKSDGTTYQISKPQLTNKFVWACQRFPETTDPHTLASMAFANFYSGIKESEIVLACIMAARANIEKEPDYAYVAAELLTDVVYQETMGKSATDSSLVEAQKQCFKNYILNGEKYRLNPRLKEYDLDALAEALDISRDRLFSYMGVQNLYDRYFNQHEGRRLETAQIFWMRVSMGLALNEGEDKTSWAITFYNLLSTFRYTPATPTLFNSGMRHSQLSSCYLSTVQDDLAHIYKVIADNAMLSKWAGGIGNDWTGVRATGSLIKGTNGKSQGVIPFIKVANDTAIAVNQGGKRKGAMCVYLEIWHLDYEDFLELRKNTGDERRRTHDINTASWIPDLFFKRLEQKGTWTLFSPDDVPGLHEAYGFEFDKLYEEYERKIDTGEIKLYKKIPTEDLWRKMLSMLYETGHPWMTFKDPSNIRSAQDHTGVVRCSNLCTEILLNCSGSETAVCNLGSVNLVEHIENGDINEEKLGETISIAVRILDNIIDLNFYPTQEAANANLTHRAVGLGVMGFQDALYKLNISYASTEAVEFADKSSELIAYYALLSSSLLAKERGTYSSYKGSKWDRGYLPLDTIELLKEYRGEENVLMDTSCRKDWTPVREAIKSYGMRNSHTMAIAPTATISNIIGVTQSIEPTYKHLFVKSNLSGEFTIPNVYLIEKLKKLGLWDADMLDDLKYFDGSLLEIERIPDDLKKIFLTAFEIEPEWMIECASRRQKWIDMGQSLNLYLSEPNGKKLSAMYLTAWKKGLKTTYYLRSSAATSVEKSFTDINKRGIQPRWMKNKSASTSIVVERTKETPVCSLEEGCESCQ